From a single Candidatus Cetobacterium colombiensis genomic region:
- a CDS encoding flippase encodes MSNLTKNYLYNIVSLLTGVLFPFITFPYISRILMPEYLGKISFVQSLTNYFITLALLGIPAYGIRELSRAKVSQDKREFSKNFTELLVISLVMSIVSFLLFFSIIMISQKLNDVKELLYIYSFQVIFAFLNLDYFFIALEKHKRRTMRSVILRFISLALILILVKKPTDYIKYGFILVFPELLARIIDIYLCKDYIDLNIRKLNLKKHFKPLFTIFLYVFSVGIYVNLDATMLGIMKTETEVGLYTTGSKLVRMVIPIMSVLGTVMAPKIIGYIKNKDKDKIYDTMDKFMDFNIILGIPATFLMIYLSKDIILLISGDKFIDSNLTMKIISAIIIFLPVGTFFGGQLLLPNDKEKLVFKVAITGMIFNVIFNFILIPKFSIEGAAFATAFTEILICLYRGYEVKKIYPDYIFFSKERLNYMGLGLGAFLCIFLLKNMITENSLYNIIFFSSIYGVIYFGGLLLLKDKNITTILKKIKVKKESVL; translated from the coding sequence ATGTCAAATTTAACAAAAAATTATTTATATAATATAGTGAGTTTGCTAACAGGAGTATTATTTCCGTTTATAACATTTCCATATATTTCTAGAATTTTAATGCCTGAGTACTTAGGAAAAATATCTTTTGTGCAATCTTTAACAAATTATTTTATAACCTTAGCACTATTAGGAATACCAGCATATGGAATAAGAGAATTATCTAGAGCAAAGGTTTCCCAAGATAAAAGAGAATTTTCTAAAAATTTTACAGAACTGTTAGTAATTTCTTTAGTAATGAGTATAGTTTCGTTTTTATTATTTTTCAGTATAATTATGATAAGTCAAAAATTAAATGATGTAAAAGAATTATTATATATTTATTCTTTTCAAGTAATATTTGCCTTTCTTAATTTAGATTATTTTTTTATAGCTTTAGAAAAACATAAAAGAAGAACTATGAGAAGTGTTATCTTAAGATTTATATCCTTAGCATTAATTCTTATTTTAGTAAAAAAACCAACTGATTACATAAAATATGGATTTATTTTGGTTTTTCCAGAGCTATTAGCTAGAATAATAGATATTTATCTATGTAAAGATTACATAGACTTAAATATAAGGAAACTAAATTTAAAGAAACATTTTAAACCATTGTTTACAATATTTTTATATGTATTTTCAGTGGGGATATATGTAAATTTAGATGCTACTATGTTGGGAATCATGAAAACAGAAACAGAAGTGGGACTTTATACAACGGGCAGTAAATTAGTTAGAATGGTAATTCCAATAATGAGTGTACTGGGAACTGTTATGGCTCCTAAAATTATTGGTTACATAAAAAATAAAGATAAAGATAAAATTTATGATACTATGGATAAATTTATGGATTTTAATATTATTCTGGGAATACCAGCGACATTTTTAATGATATATCTATCTAAAGATATAATATTATTAATATCGGGAGATAAATTTATAGATTCAAATTTAACTATGAAGATAATTTCAGCAATAATAATATTTTTACCAGTAGGAACTTTTTTTGGAGGACAGCTACTATTACCAAATGATAAAGAAAAATTAGTTTTTAAAGTAGCTATAACTGGAATGATTTTTAATGTTATTTTTAACTTTATATTAATCCCTAAATTTTCCATAGAAGGTGCTGCCTTTGCTACTGCTTTTACAGAAATATTAATATGTTTATATAGAGGATATGAAGTGAAAAAAATATATCCAGATTATATTTTTTTTAGTAAAGAAAGATTGAATTATATGGGATTAGGATTGGGAGCTTTTTTATGTATATTTCTGTTGAAAAATATGATAACGGAAAACTCTCTTTATAATATAATATTTTTTAGTTCAATATATGGAGTTATATATTTTGGAGGATTATTACTATTAAAAGATAAAAATATAACTACAATATTAAAAAAAATAAAAGTTAAAAAGGAAAGTGTTTTATGA
- a CDS encoding acyltransferase family protein encodes MTRDIKIDFIRAIGISLIILAHVSPPNWLFQLRNFDVPLMVILSGYLYSKKNNQNNKFSLSYVVKRFKRLVFPVWLFLSILFVGIFFYQPQMITLKLLITSFGLYSGIGYVWIIRVYLIIALFGEALSKLINKRLSIYLFIYLFII; translated from the coding sequence ATGACTAGAGATATAAAAATAGATTTTATAAGAGCTATAGGCATAAGTTTAATTATACTAGCACATGTATCACCACCTAATTGGTTATTTCAGCTTAGAAATTTTGATGTGCCTTTGATGGTTATTTTATCAGGCTATTTATATTCTAAAAAAAATAATCAAAATAATAAATTTAGTTTATCTTATGTAGTTAAAAGATTTAAACGATTAGTTTTTCCAGTTTGGCTTTTTTTGTCAATATTATTTGTAGGCATATTTTTTTATCAACCGCAAATGATAACGTTAAAATTATTAATAACAAGTTTTGGTTTATATAGTGGAATAGGATATGTGTGGATAATAAGAGTTTATTTAATAATAGCTTTATTTGGTGAAGCTTTAAGTAAGTTAATAAATAAAAGACTATCTATCTATTTATTTATTTATTTATTTATTATATGA
- a CDS encoding acyltransferase family protein: MCYKFLINKGLSLQDYKYPPRTYYFYYAILMFNIIFYLKKYLCEKKLKRMKIIDFIGKSTMWIYLWHIPFVLFITLLNKKGIEMNYMLNYIFVFGGALILTILQNKVVNFVFRKENEKNKNIREILLG, from the coding sequence TTGTGTTATAAATTTTTAATAAATAAAGGATTAAGTTTACAAGATTATAAATATCCACCAAGAACTTATTATTTTTATTATGCAATATTAATGTTTAATATAATTTTTTATTTAAAAAAATATTTATGTGAAAAAAAATTAAAGAGAATGAAAATAATAGATTTTATAGGAAAATCAACAATGTGGATTTATTTATGGCATATTCCTTTTGTATTATTTATAACTTTATTAAATAAAAAAGGAATAGAAATGAATTATATGTTGAATTATATTTTTGTTTTTGGAGGAGCTTTGATATTAACAATATTACAAAATAAAGTTGTAAATTTTGTATTTAGAAAAGAAAATGAAAAAAATAAAAATATTAGAGAGATTTTACTTGGATAA
- the glmM gene encoding phosphoglucosamine mutase: MRKYFGTDGIRGEANKELTVELALRLGYALGYTLKKQHCNEKRIKVIMGSDTRRSGYMLRSALSAGLNAMGINIDFVGVIPTPGVAYLTEKSTAKAGIMISASHNPAKDNGIKIFWEDGYKLPDDVELEIEKLMDNVDEITKDLPAGDEVGRFTYAEDEYYIYRDHVISTVAGDFSGMKIILDAANGSAYRVAKEVFLALGAEIVIINDAPNGKNINVKCGSTHPEILSKVVIGYEADLGLAYDGDADRLIAVDKNGNIIDGDKIIAVLALGMKNRDELKRNQVVTTVMSNMGFQDYLSNKGIELIRANVGDRYVLEKMKELKINIGGEQSGHIILSDFGTTGDGVLTSVKLVEAIRDSGKSLDELVSEIVDWPQLLINVRVDNTKKNLWNKNEVIVDYIGEKEKEMAGLGRVLVRTSGTEPIVRVMVEGKEMSTVERVAKEIAAVVEKELV; encoded by the coding sequence ATGAGAAAATATTTTGGAACAGATGGAATAAGAGGAGAAGCTAATAAGGAATTAACAGTGGAGTTAGCTTTAAGATTAGGATATGCATTAGGATATACTTTAAAAAAGCAACACTGTAATGAAAAAAGAATAAAAGTAATAATGGGATCAGATACAAGAAGATCTGGATATATGTTAAGATCTGCTTTAAGCGCTGGATTAAATGCAATGGGAATAAATATTGATTTTGTTGGAGTTATACCAACTCCTGGAGTTGCGTATTTAACTGAAAAAAGTACTGCAAAAGCAGGGATAATGATATCAGCTTCTCATAATCCTGCAAAAGATAATGGAATAAAAATATTTTGGGAAGATGGATATAAACTTCCAGATGATGTAGAACTTGAGATAGAGAAATTAATGGATAATGTTGATGAAATAACAAAGGATTTACCTGCTGGAGATGAAGTGGGAAGATTTACATATGCAGAAGATGAGTATTATATCTATAGAGATCATGTTATATCAACAGTAGCTGGAGATTTTTCAGGAATGAAAATAATATTAGATGCAGCTAATGGATCAGCTTATAGAGTAGCAAAAGAAGTATTTTTAGCTTTAGGAGCAGAGATAGTAATAATAAATGATGCTCCAAACGGTAAAAATATAAATGTAAAATGTGGATCAACACATCCAGAGATTTTATCTAAAGTTGTTATAGGTTATGAAGCTGATTTAGGATTAGCTTATGATGGAGATGCAGACAGACTAATTGCAGTAGATAAAAATGGAAATATAATAGATGGAGATAAGATTATAGCTGTACTAGCTTTAGGAATGAAAAATAGAGATGAGTTAAAAAGGAATCAAGTTGTTACAACAGTAATGAGTAACATGGGATTCCAAGATTATTTATCAAATAAAGGTATAGAGCTTATAAGAGCCAATGTGGGAGATAGATACGTTCTTGAAAAGATGAAAGAATTAAAAATAAATATTGGTGGAGAACAATCAGGTCATATAATATTATCAGATTTTGGAACTACTGGAGATGGAGTCTTAACATCAGTGAAACTAGTTGAAGCTATAAGAGATTCGGGAAAATCATTAGATGAATTAGTTAGCGAAATTGTAGATTGGCCACAATTATTAATAAATGTTAGAGTAGATAATACTAAAAAAAATCTATGGAATAAGAATGAAGTAATAGTTGATTACATAGGAGAAAAAGAAAAAGAGATGGCAGGATTAGGAAGAGTATTAGTAAGAACATCAGGAACTGAGCCTATCGTAAGAGTAATGGTTGAAGGTAAAGAGATGTCAACTGTTGAAAGAGTAGCAAAAGAGATTGCTGCTGTAGTTGAAAAAGAGTTAGTTTAG
- the galU gene encoding UTP--glucose-1-phosphate uridylyltransferase GalU, with the protein MKKVTKAVIPAAGLGTRVLPATKAQPKEMLVIVDKPSLQYIVEELVESGIEDILIVTGRNKNSIEDHFDHSFELENTLAKHGKDELLEKVETIHGMANIYYVRQNHPLGLGHAILKAKSFIGDDPFVIALGDDIMYNPEKEVTKQLIEKYKEYGHSVIGVQEVDPKDVSKYGVIKPIKELDSKTVIMTDFVEKPKLEEAPSLKACLGRYLLTADVFQYLENTAPGAGGEIQLTDGILAMINDNKRVLAYDFDGTRYDIGHKIGLLKANIEFGLRNRETSEDLKEYLKSINI; encoded by the coding sequence ATGAAAAAAGTAACAAAAGCAGTTATACCTGCAGCAGGATTAGGGACTAGAGTGTTACCTGCAACAAAGGCCCAACCCAAAGAGATGTTGGTCATTGTTGATAAACCTTCACTTCAATATATTGTTGAAGAACTTGTAGAATCAGGTATTGAAGATATATTAATAGTGACTGGAAGAAATAAAAACTCTATAGAGGATCACTTTGATCACTCTTTTGAGTTAGAGAACACATTAGCAAAACATGGAAAAGATGAGCTACTAGAAAAAGTAGAGACTATTCATGGAATGGCAAACATATATTATGTTAGACAAAACCATCCATTAGGATTAGGTCATGCTATATTAAAGGCAAAATCTTTTATAGGAGATGATCCATTTGTTATAGCTCTTGGAGATGACATTATGTACAATCCAGAGAAAGAGGTAACAAAACAACTTATCGAAAAATATAAAGAGTATGGTCACTCTGTAATTGGAGTTCAAGAGGTAGATCCTAAAGATGTATCAAAGTATGGAGTTATAAAACCAATAAAAGAGTTAGATTCTAAAACTGTTATTATGACTGATTTTGTGGAAAAACCAAAGTTAGAAGAAGCACCATCATTAAAGGCTTGTTTAGGGAGATACCTATTAACTGCTGATGTATTCCAATATCTAGAGAATACAGCTCCAGGTGCTGGTGGAGAGATTCAACTTACAGATGGAATTTTAGCTATGATAAATGATAACAAAAGAGTTTTAGCCTATGACTTTGATGGTACAAGGTATGATATAGGGCATAAGATCGGACTATTAAAGGCCAATATAGAGTTTGGACTACGTAATCGTGAGACAAGTGAAGATCTAAAAGAGTATTTAAAAAGTATAAATATTTAA
- a CDS encoding VanZ family protein: protein MKKEKVFKILSIAIMLSIFWFSHQDRTESAKQSDYVEKQMDKIIGRGIKFNIRKNAHFFIYMLLGISLLMSREEKGKKEIFQVVGFLILYALSDEYHQRFVPGRGASLTDVGIDTLGGICGILMVKTALYTKNIDFYRKSTE, encoded by the coding sequence ATGAAAAAAGAGAAAGTTTTTAAAATTTTATCTATAGCTATAATGCTTTCTATATTTTGGTTTTCTCATCAAGATAGAACAGAATCAGCTAAACAATCAGATTATGTAGAAAAGCAAATGGATAAAATTATTGGTAGAGGAATTAAATTTAATATTAGGAAAAATGCTCATTTTTTCATATATATGCTTTTGGGTATATCTCTTCTTATGAGTAGAGAGGAAAAAGGAAAAAAAGAGATATTTCAAGTTGTTGGATTTTTAATACTATATGCTTTAAGTGATGAATACCACCAAAGGTTTGTACCTGGAAGAGGTGCTTCTTTAACAGATGTGGGCATAGACACTCTAGGTGGTATATGTGGTATATTGATGGTAAAAACAGCACTTTATACTAAAAATATAGATTTTTATAGAAAAAGTACTGAATAA
- a CDS encoding AAA family ATPase, whose translation MSKKKLPIGVTDFKKIITGNFYYVDKTNFVAEILEKKAEATLITRPRRFGKTLSMTTLKYFLDIRNGEENRKLFQGLNIESTEHMEEQGKYPVIYLTLKDCEGKTYSAFLEEFKDLVVSLYEEHKDLKEMLDEIDLEKYESIQKRKDSARYKKSLDYLAKLYYRYTGLRPVILIDEYDAPMIKANEHGYYDEIKDLIGGFYGSALKDGVAAFSVITGILRVAKESIFSTLNNLKVSTILSEDFPYFGMEEWEVEEALKYYDLETTLEDTKLWYNGYLFGTKKVYNPWSILNHCDTGKLQSYWVNTSANKLIMEMLQKSDEEINDIFYDLLNGKKVSTLLNDYMIFGEEYSDSTVLYLMFSAGYLTIDGMSEEWEDEYYIRIPNYEVKKYFKTTFIDIIGKNSKNSFSDLEKALVVGKVKGISSVEEKINKMFRSSMSYHDGAKEEKFYHNLVLGMLIGLDRKFYVYSNREEGLGRYDLALEPKDKNGYGYIFEFKVAKSSSEEDMDLAGEAALDQIDKKIYETRMRDRGVKKIVKLGMVFSGKSLKFYER comes from the coding sequence GTGAGTAAAAAGAAATTGCCAATAGGTGTAACTGATTTTAAAAAAATAATAACAGGAAATTTTTATTATGTAGATAAAACAAATTTTGTAGCAGAGATATTGGAGAAAAAGGCAGAGGCTACATTGATAACAAGACCTAGACGTTTTGGTAAAACACTTAGCATGACAACACTAAAGTACTTTTTAGATATAAGAAATGGTGAGGAGAATAGAAAACTTTTTCAGGGGCTGAATATAGAGAGCACTGAACATATGGAAGAGCAGGGGAAGTACCCAGTTATATATTTAACTTTAAAAGATTGTGAGGGAAAAACCTATTCAGCATTTTTAGAAGAGTTTAAAGATTTAGTTGTAAGTTTATATGAAGAACATAAAGATTTAAAAGAGATGTTAGATGAAATTGATTTAGAGAAATACGAGTCCATACAGAAAAGAAAAGACAGTGCAAGATATAAAAAATCTTTGGACTATTTGGCAAAATTATATTATAGATACACAGGCTTAAGACCAGTGATATTGATAGATGAATATGATGCACCAATGATAAAGGCCAATGAACATGGATACTATGATGAGATAAAGGATTTGATTGGTGGATTCTATGGAAGTGCACTAAAAGATGGAGTTGCAGCTTTTTCAGTGATAACAGGGATATTAAGAGTGGCAAAAGAATCGATATTTTCCACTTTAAATAATTTAAAAGTTAGTACAATATTAAGTGAAGACTTTCCGTACTTTGGAATGGAAGAGTGGGAAGTTGAAGAGGCACTGAAATATTATGACCTTGAGACAACTTTAGAGGACACAAAACTTTGGTATAACGGTTATCTTTTTGGAACTAAAAAAGTGTATAATCCATGGAGCATACTAAATCATTGTGACACTGGAAAACTTCAAAGTTACTGGGTAAATACAAGTGCAAATAAACTGATAATGGAGATGCTACAAAAAAGTGATGAAGAGATTAATGATATATTTTATGATTTATTAAATGGAAAAAAGGTTTCCACACTATTAAATGACTATATGATATTTGGGGAAGAGTATAGTGATAGCACTGTGCTGTATTTAATGTTTTCAGCAGGTTATTTAACAATAGATGGTATGTCAGAAGAGTGGGAAGATGAATACTATATCAGAATACCAAACTATGAAGTAAAAAAATATTTTAAAACAACATTTATAGATATAATTGGAAAAAATAGCAAGAATAGTTTTTCTGATTTGGAAAAAGCTTTAGTTGTAGGGAAAGTTAAAGGGATAAGTTCTGTGGAAGAAAAAATCAATAAGATGTTTAGATCTAGTATGAGTTATCACGATGGAGCTAAAGAGGAGAAGTTTTATCACAATTTAGTTTTGGGAATGCTAATTGGGTTAGATAGAAAATTTTATGTATATTCCAACAGGGAAGAGGGTCTTGGAAGGTATGATTTAGCGTTAGAGCCAAAGGATAAAAATGGATATGGATATATATTTGAGTTTAAGGTGGCTAAAAGTTCTAGTGAAGAGGATATGGACTTAGCTGGAGAAGCGGCACTGGATCAAATAGATAAAAAGATATATGAGACAAGGATGAGAGACAGAGGGGTAAAGAAAATAGTAAAACTTGGAATGGTTTTTAGTGGGAAAAGTTTAAAGTTTTATGAGAGATAG
- a CDS encoding AAA family ATPase yields the protein MSKKSLPVGIDDFKKIIESNCYFVDKSMLIDEILNKRLEVTLLSRPRRFGKTLNMSMLNYFFDIGDKENNRKLFEGLAISKTDKMQYLGEYPVIYISLKEIKVNNWDLCLNKLHLLLQNEYDKYNLILEKKRENQENAILDLSKFLYEKYGKKVIILIDEYDTPLVTAHSQGYYEEAIFFFRNFLSAALKGNPYLEFSVLTGILRVAKESIFSGLNNLSVSTILDKDFNHFGLTEEEVEELLKYYELEYELEEVKKWYNGYKFGKKLVYNPWSLINFASKDELNPYWVNTSDNTLIKQLLTKNDEKVFEELELIFKGEIIWETISENIIFDDLENINTIWSLMLFSGYLTYEDIRVSSITGLKSYSLKIPNHEIKSFFRQSFIETYTKGDVHFYGLMIEDLFLGNISLFVKKFKKMYSSAISYHDAGDSEKYYHHFMLGLLLTLGDKYIITSNRESGYGRYDIALEPKDKRNYGLIFEFKIGDKNTIEEKAKEALVQINEKKYDTSMRNNGVSKVIKIGMAFSGKDVAIESEFE from the coding sequence GTGAGTAAAAAAAGTTTGCCAGTTGGAATAGATGATTTTAAAAAAATAATAGAAAGTAATTGTTACTTTGTAGATAAATCAATGTTGATAGATGAAATATTAAATAAAAGATTAGAAGTGACGTTGTTATCAAGGCCAAGAAGATTTGGAAAAACTTTAAATATGTCAATGCTAAACTATTTCTTTGATATAGGTGATAAAGAAAATAATAGAAAGCTGTTTGAGGGATTAGCTATTTCAAAAACTGATAAAATGCAGTATTTGGGAGAATATCCAGTAATATATATAAGTTTAAAAGAGATAAAAGTTAATAATTGGGATCTTTGTTTAAATAAGCTGCACCTATTATTACAAAATGAATATGATAAATATAATTTAATTTTGGAAAAGAAAAGAGAAAATCAAGAAAATGCAATTTTAGATTTATCAAAATTTTTATATGAAAAATATGGAAAGAAAGTAATAATATTGATAGATGAATATGATACACCTTTAGTTACAGCTCACTCACAGGGATATTATGAAGAAGCAATATTTTTCTTTCGAAACTTTCTAAGTGCAGCATTAAAGGGTAATCCATATTTAGAGTTTTCAGTACTAACAGGGATACTGAGAGTGGCTAAGGAAAGTATATTTTCAGGACTAAATAATCTTTCAGTGTCAACAATTTTAGATAAAGATTTTAATCATTTTGGTCTTACAGAAGAGGAAGTGGAAGAACTATTAAAATACTATGAGTTAGAGTATGAGTTAGAAGAGGTAAAAAAGTGGTATAACGGATATAAATTTGGAAAGAAATTAGTTTATAATCCATGGTCTTTAATTAACTTTGCGAGTAAAGATGAGTTAAATCCTTATTGGGTAAATACGAGTGACAATACTTTGATAAAACAATTATTGACTAAAAATGATGAAAAGGTATTTGAAGAGTTAGAATTAATATTTAAGGGTGAAATAATATGGGAAACAATTTCAGAGAATATAATTTTTGATGATCTAGAAAATATAAATACCATATGGTCTTTAATGTTATTTTCAGGATATCTAACATATGAAGATATTAGAGTTTCCTCAATAACTGGACTTAAATCATATTCTTTAAAAATACCTAACCATGAAATAAAGAGTTTCTTTAGGCAAAGTTTTATAGAGACATATACAAAAGGAGATGTACATTTTTATGGATTAATGATAGAAGACTTATTTTTAGGAAATATAAGTTTATTTGTGAAAAAATTTAAAAAAATGTATTCTTCAGCAATAAGCTATCATGATGCAGGAGATAGTGAGAAATACTATCACCACTTTATGTTAGGGTTACTTTTAACACTGGGAGATAAATATATAATAACTTCTAACAGAGAAAGTGGATATGGAAGATACGATATAGCTTTAGAACCTAAGGATAAAAGAAATTATGGATTAATATTTGAATTTAAAATTGGTGATAAAAATACCATTGAAGAAAAAGCGAAGGAAGCTTTAGTTCAAATAAATGAAAAGAAATACGATACATCTATGAGAAATAATGGAGTATCAAAAGTTATAAAAATAGGAATGGCTTTTAGTGGTAAAGATGTAGCAATTGAAAGTGAATTTGAGTAA
- a CDS encoding Rpn family recombination-promoting nuclease/putative transposase: protein MCTNLLDPKMDFIFKSIFGNEKEKSVLLSFLNAAIKSDSPIVDVEMRNVEITKEAIADKNSRLDVKAVANDGTIINVEIQLRSSDEVERERYRMREKGKLDEISALATAEEKGERKAKLNIAKTSLENGISLEVVSQITGLSLKELEKL from the coding sequence ATGTGTACAAATTTATTAGACCCAAAGATGGATTTTATATTTAAAAGTATATTTGGAAATGAAAAAGAGAAAAGTGTACTATTGTCATTTTTAAATGCGGCGATAAAGTCAGACTCTCCTATAGTGGATGTTGAAATGAGGAATGTAGAGATAACAAAGGAAGCTATAGCAGATAAAAATAGTAGACTAGATGTAAAAGCAGTAGCCAATGATGGAACAATAATAAATGTGGAAATTCAACTGAGAAGTTCAGATGAGGTTGAGCGTGAAAGATATAGAATGAGGGAAAAAGGAAAGTTAGATGAAATTAGTGCATTAGCTACAGCGGAGGAAAAAGGAGAGAGAAAAGCAAAATTAAATATAGCAAAAACCTCTTTAGAAAATGGAATTAGTTTAGAAGTAGTTTCTCAAATAACAGGATTATCATTAAAAGAATTAGAAAAGTTGTAG
- a CDS encoding helix-turn-helix domain-containing protein, whose amino-acid sequence MNIKIKFGKRLKEIRNQKKITQEKLSELANIDRSYISDIERGIKSVSLEKMDQLAKALEVNIIEFFKF is encoded by the coding sequence ATGAATATAAAAATTAAATTTGGAAAACGTTTAAAAGAAATTAGAAACCAAAAAAAAATTACTCAAGAAAAACTTTCAGAACTTGCCAATATTGATAGAAGTTATATTAGCGATATCGAAAGAGGAATCAAAAGTGTATCTCTAGAAAAAATGGATCAACTTGCAAAAGCTTTAGAGGTTAATATTATTGAATTTTTTAAATTTTAA
- a CDS encoding AAA family ATPase codes for MKKKLPIDIEDFKELIEGNYYYVDKTDFIHEILEKRVAVELIARPKKFGKTLNLSALRYFLDKKDAEYNKNLFTGLKVEKSRNMSEQGKYPVIYISMKNMPVETYDEFLEEMKKRIRDLYKEHIYIRESLDECRRMKFNKILLDEEKAFYKWALMDLSILLEKYYGEKAVILIDEYDAPMLDAFGKESLENIKSFLMSLYGSGLKDSPCAFAVITGTTRIIMDQVDNLAASTIFDKNLKHFGISEKELEEILKEYNLIENLEEVKKYYSGYIISRESVYNPLEIFRYCSAPRIGDMYDTGLESLLKSLIKKELELDLHGFAIRDFKSFCEEFKITWEESVILIIEKNNYWFSKIFTLLIGAGYLSINPKKSKNEDWNIREFIATNEKTKKDLLKIFY; via the coding sequence TTGAAGAAAAAACTACCAATAGATATAGAGGATTTTAAAGAGCTAATTGAAGGAAATTATTATTATGTAGATAAGACAGATTTTATACATGAAATTTTAGAAAAAAGAGTGGCTGTAGAATTAATAGCAAGACCTAAAAAATTTGGAAAAACTTTAAACTTAAGTGCATTAAGGTATTTTTTAGATAAAAAAGATGCTGAGTATAACAAAAATCTATTCACTGGACTGAAAGTTGAAAAATCACGAAATATGAGTGAACAGGGAAAATATCCAGTAATATATATTTCTATGAAAAATATGCCTGTGGAAACATATGATGAATTTTTAGAAGAGATGAAAAAGAGAATAAGAGATTTATATAAAGAGCATATTTATATAAGAGAAAGCTTAGATGAATGCAGGAGGATGAAATTTAATAAGATTTTACTAGATGAAGAAAAAGCTTTTTATAAATGGGCTCTAATGGATTTGTCAATTCTGTTGGAGAAATATTATGGAGAAAAAGCTGTTATTTTAATAGACGAATATGACGCTCCAATGTTAGATGCATTTGGAAAGGAATCTTTAGAAAATATAAAAAGTTTTTTAATGAGTTTGTATGGAAGTGGATTAAAGGATAGCCCGTGTGCATTTGCAGTTATTACTGGGACAACAAGAATTATAATGGATCAAGTTGATAATCTAGCAGCATCTACAATTTTTGATAAAAATTTAAAACATTTTGGAATTTCAGAAAAAGAGTTAGAAGAAATTTTGAAAGAATATAACTTAATAGAAAATTTAGAAGAAGTCAAAAAATATTATTCAGGATATATTATCTCAAGAGAATCAGTTTATAATCCGTTGGAAATATTTAGATATTGCTCGGCTCCCAGAATTGGTGATATGTATGACACGGGTCTTGAAAGTCTTTTGAAAAGTTTAATAAAAAAAGAGCTAGAATTAGATTTGCATGGATTTGCTATTAGAGATTTTAAAAGTTTTTGTGAAGAATTTAAAATCACTTGGGAAGAGTCAGTTATTTTGATTATAGAAAAAAATAATTATTGGTTTTCAAAAATTTTCACATTACTTATAGGAGCAGGTTATCTATCAATTAATCCTAAGAAATCTAAAAACGAAGATTGGAATATTAGAGAGTTTATTGCAACAAATGAAAAAACTAAAAAAGATTTATTGAAAATATTTTACTAA
- a CDS encoding nucleotidyltransferase family protein, giving the protein MNKEYILKKLSEIDKEKYNILELGLFGSYARGEETLESDIDIIVKIEFKKGMYRNFCALQEELEIIFGKKVDLVEKSVFDYKFKNPDVKDYKEKVKEEILGSVIYV; this is encoded by the coding sequence GTGAATAAAGAATATATTTTAAAAAAATTATCAGAGATTGATAAAGAAAAATATAATATTTTAGAGCTAGGATTATTTGGTAGTTACGCTAGAGGAGAAGAAACTTTAGAAAGTGATATAGATATAATTGTAAAAATAGAATTTAAAAAAGGAATGTATAGAAATTTTTGTGCTTTACAAGAGGAGTTAGAAATTATATTTGGGAAAAAAGTTGATTTAGTTGAAAAAAGTGTTTTTGATTATAAATTTAAAAACCCAGATGTGAAAGATTATAAAGAAAAAGTAAAAGAAGAGATTCTAGGAAGTGTTATCTATGTCTAA
- a CDS encoding HepT-like ribonuclease domain-containing protein, translating into MKGVRNRLIHEYWGTSIQMIYEISLDEMDELLEYIKKIREIEKMNKN; encoded by the coding sequence ATAAAAGGAGTTAGAAATAGACTTATACATGAATATTGGGGGACAAGTATTCAAATGATATATGAAATTTCATTGGATGAAATGGATGAGTTATTAGAATATATAAAAAAAATTAGAGAAATAGAAAAAATGAATAAGAATTGA